One window from the genome of Thermococcus siculi encodes:
- the hjc gene encoding Holliday junction resolvase Hjc, with protein MRYRRGASAERELIKMLEKAGFAVVRSAGSKKVDIVAGNGRLYLCIEVKSTHDDKLYFSEEDYEKLTSFAERFGGRAVIAVKFINNGWRFFYPEDLEKGGKNYKISLGTKSYLTFDEITGKQTSLQGVIERET; from the coding sequence ATGAGGTACAGAAGGGGAGCGAGCGCCGAGAGGGAGCTTATAAAGATGCTCGAAAAGGCCGGCTTCGCCGTTGTGCGCTCGGCCGGTAGCAAGAAGGTGGACATAGTGGCCGGAAACGGAAGGCTCTACCTCTGCATAGAGGTCAAGAGCACCCACGACGACAAGCTGTACTTCAGCGAGGAGGACTACGAAAAGCTGACCTCCTTCGCGGAGCGCTTTGGGGGAAGGGCAGTGATAGCGGTGAAGTTCATAAACAACGGCTGGCGCTTCTTCTACCCGGAGGATCTTGAGAAAGGGGGCAAAAACTATAAGATTAGCCTGGGAACAAAGAGTTATCTGACCTTCGATGAAATAACCGGAAAGCAGACCTCCCTTCAAGGGGTGATAGAACGTGAAACTTAG
- a CDS encoding gamma carbonic anhydrase family protein — MAIYELEGKRPKIHETAFIDEKASVIGDVVLEEKTSVWPSAVLRGDIEQIYIGCCSNVQDNVSIHTSHGLPTIVGKYVTIGHNAVVHGATIGDYTIIGMGAIILDGAKIGKHVVIGAGALVPPGKEIPDYSLVVGVPGKVVRQLSEEEIEWTKKNAEIYMELAEKHLKSRKKLE, encoded by the coding sequence ATGGCGATTTACGAGCTTGAGGGAAAGAGGCCTAAAATTCACGAGACCGCCTTCATCGACGAGAAGGCTTCGGTTATAGGGGACGTCGTCCTCGAGGAGAAGACAAGCGTCTGGCCCTCAGCTGTTCTCAGGGGGGACATCGAGCAGATTTACATCGGATGCTGCTCCAACGTCCAGGACAACGTGAGCATACACACCTCCCACGGGCTTCCGACCATCGTCGGCAAGTACGTCACCATCGGCCACAACGCGGTGGTGCACGGAGCGACGATAGGAGACTACACCATCATCGGGATGGGTGCAATAATCCTCGATGGTGCCAAGATAGGCAAGCACGTCGTCATAGGCGCTGGAGCGCTCGTCCCGCCCGGCAAGGAGATACCGGACTACAGCCTCGTCGTTGGCGTTCCTGGAAAGGTCGTCAGGCAGCTCAGTGAGGAGGAAATCGAGTGGACGAAGAAGAACGCCGAGATATACATGGAACTCGCGGAGAAGCACCTAAAATCAAGGAAGAAGCTTGAGTGA